In one window of Maribacter dokdonensis DSW-8 DNA:
- a CDS encoding TolC family protein, protein MMRSIFFFFCICAGFFVSAQTVDSVQLGFKEYLGYVKKYHPITKQAEMVMSVGQANLMKARGGFDPKIAVDYATKEFKGTEYYGLLNTTFKIPTWYGIELKGEFEQYSGEYLNAERNVPDDGLYSAGVALSLGRGSWINERMATVKKAKFFREQSKADRDLLVNQILFDASLAYFNWLQAYRNSILFNDFLENAKVRLEGVNKSANAGEIAAIDTVEAKIAVQNRALEREQANVVLRNARLELSNFLWMGENIPMELQPGVVPELSLDVEIDQALEILGKPLDSFDLENHPKLKSLGYKIDGLRVDKRLKTNKLLPKIDVEYKFITETPEYLNSLETQNYKGGLNFELPLFLRKERGDLKLAKLKLRDAQFELDNAEVQIQNKVLAIYNELASFENQNILIDDIVASYEALLAAEERKFSFGESSLFLINSRESKLIDAVLKQNQVENKYFTAKAKLFNSLAVNPENL, encoded by the coding sequence ATGATGAGAAGCATTTTTTTCTTTTTCTGTATATGTGCCGGTTTTTTTGTTTCGGCCCAAACGGTAGATTCTGTCCAGCTAGGGTTTAAAGAGTATTTAGGATATGTAAAAAAGTACCATCCTATAACTAAACAAGCTGAGATGGTAATGAGCGTTGGGCAAGCAAATCTAATGAAGGCCCGTGGTGGGTTTGATCCCAAAATAGCGGTAGATTATGCAACTAAAGAATTTAAGGGAACGGAGTATTATGGTCTTTTAAATACTACGTTTAAAATTCCTACTTGGTATGGTATTGAATTAAAAGGCGAGTTTGAGCAGTACTCTGGAGAATATTTGAACGCAGAGCGAAATGTACCTGATGATGGATTGTACAGTGCCGGGGTTGCCCTTTCTCTAGGACGTGGTTCATGGATCAATGAGCGTATGGCAACCGTAAAGAAAGCAAAGTTTTTTAGGGAGCAGTCTAAAGCCGATAGGGATCTATTGGTCAATCAAATTTTGTTCGATGCTTCATTGGCATATTTCAATTGGTTGCAGGCTTATAGAAATAGTATATTGTTCAATGATTTTTTAGAGAACGCTAAAGTAAGGTTAGAGGGGGTCAATAAAAGTGCCAACGCTGGTGAAATTGCTGCTATTGATACCGTTGAGGCTAAAATTGCCGTACAAAACAGAGCTTTGGAAAGAGAGCAGGCTAATGTAGTTTTACGTAACGCAAGATTGGAGCTTTCCAATTTTCTCTGGATGGGAGAAAATATACCTATGGAATTACAACCAGGTGTGGTGCCAGAACTGTCTTTAGATGTAGAGATAGATCAAGCTTTGGAAATTTTAGGTAAACCTTTAGATAGTTTTGACCTTGAAAATCATCCTAAGCTAAAATCCTTAGGGTATAAAATAGATGGTTTACGCGTAGATAAGCGATTAAAAACAAATAAACTATTACCTAAAATTGACGTTGAGTATAAGTTTATTACTGAAACGCCCGAGTATTTAAATTCATTGGAAACCCAAAATTATAAGGGTGGTTTAAATTTTGAGTTGCCTTTATTTTTAAGAAAAGAACGGGGAGATTTGAAATTGGCTAAACTGAAATTAAGGGATGCACAGTTTGAGTTAGATAACGCCGAGGTGCAAATTCAAAATAAGGTATTGGCTATATATAATGAGTTGGCTTCTTTTGAAAATCAGAATATTTTAATAGATGATATCGTTGCCAGTTATGAGGCGTTGCTAGCAGCGGAAGAACGAAAATTCAGTTTTGGGGAGAGCTCGTTGTTTTTGATCAATTCAAGGGAATCAAAGTTAATAGATGCGGTCTTAAAACAGAATCAAGTAGAAAATAAATATTTTACGGCGAAGGCCAAATTATTCAACAGTCTGGCGGTCAATCCTGAAAATTTGTAA
- a CDS encoding thioredoxin family protein produces MELSLEDIKAKGLKNGYSYAEYRALVSDLAEKGASTGPEQTEALSQYTQLNNSRMRRWDKTLKFTDEVVDKIKSVDQKVLWVVLSESWCGDASPALPVMHKFTEINPNIALSIILRDENLHIMDQFLTNGGRSIPKLIAVDVKENTVAATWGPRSEKATKLVEDYKSEYGKLTPEFKQDLQIFYNKDKGQSIVQDWLELLPLK; encoded by the coding sequence ATGGAGTTATCATTGGAAGATATTAAAGCAAAGGGATTAAAAAACGGTTATAGTTATGCCGAGTATAGGGCATTGGTTTCTGACCTTGCTGAAAAAGGAGCGTCTACCGGCCCTGAGCAAACTGAAGCACTTTCACAATATACCCAATTGAATAACAGCCGTATGCGTAGGTGGGATAAAACCTTAAAATTTACCGATGAGGTTGTTGACAAGATAAAGTCTGTGGATCAAAAAGTTTTATGGGTAGTATTATCGGAGAGCTGGTGTGGCGATGCTTCTCCTGCGCTGCCAGTTATGCATAAATTCACTGAAATCAATCCTAATATAGCATTATCCATAATCTTAAGAGATGAGAACTTACATATTATGGATCAATTTTTGACCAATGGAGGTAGGTCAATACCAAAATTAATTGCGGTTGATGTTAAGGAAAATACGGTTGCGGCTACATGGGGTCCAAGATCTGAAAAGGCAACTAAGCTAGTGGAAGATTATAAGTCGGAGTACGGTAAACTAACGCCTGAATTTAAACAGGATCTTCAAATTTTTTACAATAAGGATAAGGGGCAAAGTATAGTTCAAGATTGGCTGGAATTACTTCCCTTGAAATAA
- the truB gene encoding tRNA pseudouridine(55) synthase TruB, giving the protein MKDLTKEDYLNGQVLLIDKPLEWSSFQAVNKLKWAIRKKFSLKKFKIGHAGTLDPLATGLLVICTGKFTKKITEFQGQEKEYTGIITLGSTTPSYDLETEINETFLTDHITPELIKAATHEFIGEIEQAPPVFSALKKDGKRLYELAREGKTVDIPKRKVHVSAFEITDIDNLNVHFRISCSKGTYIRSMAHDFGKALNSGAHLTTLRRTKIGDFNVDKAQDPLDFADLLLAPEENK; this is encoded by the coding sequence ATGAAAGATTTGACCAAAGAAGACTATTTAAACGGTCAAGTATTATTGATCGATAAACCACTGGAATGGTCCTCTTTTCAAGCGGTCAATAAATTGAAATGGGCGATTAGAAAAAAGTTCAGCTTAAAGAAATTTAAAATAGGTCACGCAGGTACGTTAGACCCTTTAGCAACAGGTCTTTTGGTGATTTGCACAGGTAAGTTCACCAAAAAAATTACCGAATTCCAAGGTCAGGAAAAAGAATACACAGGTATAATTACCTTAGGCAGTACAACACCTTCTTATGACTTGGAAACCGAAATTAATGAGACTTTTTTGACCGATCATATAACGCCAGAGCTTATAAAAGCTGCCACCCATGAATTTATTGGTGAAATAGAACAAGCCCCGCCTGTTTTTTCCGCATTAAAAAAAGATGGTAAACGTTTGTACGAACTGGCAAGAGAAGGTAAAACTGTAGATATTCCAAAAAGAAAGGTACATGTAAGTGCATTTGAAATTACCGACATAGACAACTTGAACGTGCATTTTAGAATTTCATGCAGCAAAGGAACATATATAAGGTCTATGGCGCACGATTTTGGAAAAGCATTAAACTCCGGAGCACATTTAACGACCCTTAGAAGAACCAAAATAGGTGATTTTAACGTAGATAAAGCCCAAGACCCTTTGGACTTCGCCGATTTATTATTGGCACCAGAAGAAAATAAATAG
- a CDS encoding undecaprenyl-diphosphate phosphatase, with product MDTLDAIILGIIQGLTEFLPVSSSGHLELGKAILGDNSVQEESLLFTVVLHFATALSTIVVFRKDIWEIISGLFQFKWNEESQFSAKIIVSMLPAVFVGLFFEEQLEAFFGGNIRFVGFMLIITAVLLYFADKAKDTDKKVSFGNAFIVGISQAIAMLPGISRSGATISTSVLLGVDKSKAARFSFLMVVPLIFGKIAKDLMSGDLTFDGENNVAMGAGFIAAFVAGLAACTWMIQLVRKSKLSYFAIYCLIVGLIAVIYGFTNP from the coding sequence TTGGATACTTTAGATGCTATTATACTCGGTATCATACAAGGATTGACCGAGTTTTTACCTGTTTCATCAAGTGGTCATTTAGAATTGGGTAAAGCTATTTTAGGTGATAATTCTGTACAGGAAGAAAGTTTATTGTTCACCGTTGTACTTCATTTTGCTACCGCACTAAGTACCATTGTAGTCTTTAGAAAAGATATTTGGGAAATTATAAGTGGTTTGTTTCAATTTAAATGGAACGAAGAAAGCCAATTCTCTGCTAAAATAATTGTCTCTATGTTACCTGCAGTATTTGTAGGCCTGTTTTTTGAAGAGCAATTAGAAGCTTTTTTTGGCGGCAATATAAGGTTCGTAGGTTTTATGTTGATCATTACCGCTGTACTCTTATATTTTGCCGATAAAGCCAAAGACACCGATAAAAAAGTGAGTTTTGGAAATGCCTTTATAGTTGGCATTTCTCAAGCCATAGCTATGCTGCCCGGTATTTCACGAAGTGGAGCTACTATTTCTACCTCTGTACTTTTAGGCGTAGACAAATCTAAAGCCGCAAGATTCTCTTTCTTAATGGTTGTTCCATTGATCTTTGGTAAGATCGCGAAAGACCTTATGAGCGGAGACTTAACTTTTGACGGGGAAAACAACGTTGCAATGGGTGCCGGATTCATTGCCGCCTTTGTTGCCGGACTTGCCGCTTGTACTTGGATGATCCAATTGGTACGTAAAAGCAAGTTATCCTATTTTGCCATCTATTGTCTTATTGTAGGATTGATCGCCGTTATTTACGGATTTACTAATCCGTAA
- a CDS encoding DUF3098 domain-containing protein, whose translation MSKKNKIEQQPKQEFIFQKKNYMFMFIGLACIAVGFILMSGGGSDDPNVFNPEIYNFRRIRLAPTLVLIGLGIEIYAILLNPHKKKN comes from the coding sequence ATGAGTAAAAAGAACAAAATTGAACAGCAACCTAAACAGGAATTTATTTTTCAAAAGAAGAATTACATGTTCATGTTCATTGGACTTGCCTGTATTGCAGTAGGATTTATTTTAATGAGCGGTGGCGGCAGCGATGACCCCAACGTTTTTAACCCTGAAATATATAATTTTAGAAGAATAAGACTTGCCCCTACTTTAGTGCTTATTGGCTTAGGTATAGAAATTTATGCCATTTTGTTGAACCCACACAAAAAGAAAAATTAA
- a CDS encoding cell division protein FtsX, producing the protein MANSFENYQRRKLISSYFSVVLSIALVLFLLGILGLLVLNTKKMADRSKEQITISVFLKENTKEIEVEQLQKTLAMSEYTKSSTYVSKEEAAKQHSEEIGEDFVDYLGYNPLKNSIDVKLNADFVTAEKVEEIAATLSEKSFVDEVSYDRVLVSMVAKSVEQIGFWILVASAIFTFIAVLLINSSIRLSIYSKRFIIKTMQMVGATKTFIRRPFIWQNIKLGMIGATIALLAIGGVVYYVNTNFEDLGLLEEPYILVTLFIGVFLLGILISFISTYFATQRFLNLRTDELYY; encoded by the coding sequence ATGGCTAATTCTTTCGAAAATTATCAAAGACGCAAACTTATCTCCTCGTACTTTTCTGTGGTGTTAAGTATTGCATTGGTCTTATTCCTATTGGGAATTTTAGGACTACTGGTTTTAAACACCAAAAAAATGGCAGATCGCTCTAAAGAGCAGATTACCATTTCTGTATTTCTAAAAGAAAATACCAAGGAAATTGAAGTGGAACAACTTCAAAAAACCTTGGCAATGTCAGAATACACCAAGTCTTCTACCTATGTTTCTAAAGAAGAAGCTGCAAAACAACACAGTGAAGAAATTGGGGAAGATTTTGTAGACTACTTAGGCTACAACCCTCTTAAAAACTCGATAGATGTAAAGCTAAACGCTGATTTTGTTACCGCAGAAAAAGTTGAAGAGATTGCCGCAACACTTTCTGAAAAAAGTTTTGTTGACGAGGTCAGTTATGATAGGGTGCTGGTTAGCATGGTAGCAAAAAGTGTAGAACAGATAGGTTTCTGGATTTTAGTAGCTAGCGCCATTTTCACCTTTATTGCCGTATTGTTGATCAACAGCTCCATACGCCTTTCTATTTACTCAAAAAGATTCATCATAAAGACCATGCAAATGGTAGGTGCTACCAAAACGTTTATCCGTAGACCATTTATATGGCAAAATATTAAATTAGGTATGATCGGTGCTACTATTGCATTGTTGGCCATTGGTGGTGTCGTATACTATGTAAATACTAATTTTGAAGACTTAGGGTTACTAGAAGAACCTTATATTTTAGTTACCTTATTTATAGGCGTTTTTCTACTGGGTATACTTATTTCGTTCATTAGCACCTATTTCGCCACCCAGCGCTTCTTAAATCTTAGAACGGACGAATTATATTATTAA
- a CDS encoding T9SS type B sorting domain-containing protein — translation MKAQLGFCGGNSGDPIFTEDFGAGTNNGPALPAGTTTYNFTAFTPNDGDYTISSTTNYFDWLSLQDHTPGDTNGKAFIVNASFTAGEFYQREVTGLCENTTYEFSSWLINLQPANSCEGNSIPVNVRFQIWDETDTNLLAQGDTGNIFNTGTTEWNQYALVFKTEPGQTSVILKMRNNSNGGCGNDLAIDDILFRSCGDNVTVSTPSNEVSLVVCETQGGVSRTLTATPDSSVFSTHAYQWQHSTDQQNWTDIPGENSAILDTPLVTTTTYFRTKIAEDVVNVNNDLCNVVSDVFNITVLPIPAAPTSNGDIMVCEGELGILTVATQNNYTVNWYDAPTGGNLILSNSQNLEIGVAGTYYAEANSTEIVCASTTRTAITLTVNPLPIVPDDMSTFLCEDSFTTLNAEVENVAYQWNTGETTQQIDVTTPGDYNVVITNANGCSTIRNFNVEQIDLPRIDNIISDGASIRITTINDGNFEYSLDGISFQPNPTFDAVEGGFYTIYVRDNTDCGVVTQDFYHLVIQKFFTPNGDTFNDFFEPDGFEVFSNITISIYDRYGKLIKFGNTNATSWDGTFNGEDMPEDDYWYLIEADTAQFKGHFSLKR, via the coding sequence ATGAAAGCCCAATTAGGATTTTGCGGTGGCAATTCTGGCGACCCTATTTTTACAGAAGATTTTGGTGCCGGGACAAATAACGGCCCAGCTTTGCCCGCTGGCACAACCACATATAACTTTACCGCCTTTACCCCTAATGATGGGGATTATACTATTTCTAGCACCACAAATTACTTTGATTGGCTATCATTACAGGATCATACCCCTGGAGACACCAATGGAAAAGCATTTATCGTCAATGCCAGTTTTACTGCCGGGGAGTTCTATCAACGTGAGGTTACGGGATTATGTGAAAACACTACCTATGAATTTTCTTCTTGGCTCATTAACCTTCAACCTGCAAATAGCTGCGAAGGCAACAGTATACCCGTTAACGTTCGTTTTCAAATTTGGGACGAAACTGACACTAATCTTCTAGCCCAAGGTGATACAGGAAATATTTTCAATACCGGCACCACCGAGTGGAACCAATATGCCTTGGTATTTAAAACCGAGCCAGGCCAAACATCTGTCATTTTAAAGATGAGAAACAATAGTAATGGCGGTTGTGGCAATGATTTAGCCATAGATGACATTTTATTTCGATCATGCGGAGACAACGTTACGGTCTCAACACCATCTAACGAAGTAAGTTTAGTGGTATGTGAAACCCAAGGCGGAGTCTCAAGAACACTTACGGCTACACCAGATTCTTCTGTTTTTAGCACACACGCTTACCAATGGCAGCATAGTACGGACCAACAAAACTGGACAGATATTCCTGGTGAGAATAGTGCCATTTTAGATACTCCATTAGTAACCACAACTACCTATTTCAGGACAAAAATTGCCGAAGATGTAGTCAATGTCAATAACGATCTTTGCAATGTGGTGTCCGATGTTTTTAATATTACCGTTTTACCTATACCAGCAGCTCCAACAAGTAACGGGGACATTATGGTCTGTGAAGGAGAATTGGGAATTTTAACAGTAGCCACTCAAAATAACTACACCGTTAATTGGTATGACGCCCCTACCGGTGGAAATTTAATTTTATCCAATAGCCAAAATTTAGAAATTGGTGTCGCCGGCACCTATTATGCCGAAGCAAACTCAACTGAAATAGTATGTGCATCTACCACAAGAACAGCAATAACGCTCACCGTAAACCCCTTACCAATAGTACCAGATGACATGAGCACATTTTTATGTGAAGATTCTTTTACCACTTTAAATGCCGAGGTTGAAAATGTCGCCTATCAATGGAACACGGGTGAAACCACACAACAAATTGATGTTACCACACCGGGCGATTACAATGTGGTCATCACCAATGCAAATGGTTGCTCTACCATTCGAAATTTTAATGTGGAACAAATAGATCTACCCAGAATAGACAACATTATATCCGATGGAGCATCTATACGCATAACTACTATTAACGATGGAAATTTTGAATATTCCCTAGACGGAATTTCATTTCAACCAAACCCCACTTTTGATGCTGTTGAAGGTGGATTTTATACTATTTACGTGCGGGACAATACAGATTGCGGCGTAGTAACCCAAGATTTTTATCATCTGGTGATTCAAAAATTCTTTACCCCAAATGGAGATACGTTCAACGATTTTTTTGAACCTGACGGATTTGAGGTTTTTAGCAACATCACCATTTCTATTTATGATCGTTATGGCAAGCTTATAAAATTTGGGAACACAAACGCCACCTCTTGGGATGGCACCTTTAATGGAGAAGATATGCCAGAAGATGACTATTGGTATCTAATTGAAGCAGACACGGCTCAATTTAAGGGGCACTTTAGTTTAAAACGTTAA